The sequence ATATTCACTTTTGCAGCCATAAGTATACAGCCAGGAAATGGTTGCCTCATACTCTGCAGGATTCCTACGTAAGATCAAAAATGGTAACTATGGACCTGCACTAAGGCTCAGTCCCTTGTAGGCATATGTTTTCCAGGAGGAGAGGACAAGGAGAACTCCTCTGTAATCAACTAAATATTCTGTAAAATGTTCTCCTGATTTGCAGAATatttcctcccttttctgcacaACCAATGAAGTATATTCAATGTcatttctttattcattttcctCTGTCTTGAGAGCCCTCTGTCTAATTTCCCTCAAAACTAGCAGACTTGATGTTCATtggcaggaatcttctgcctgcCAACTCTGCTCCATTtggatttaaaatttaaaagaaaccAATAGCAGACTAGAGTAGATGACTCTAGTTGCAAATTTGAATTTCCAAAAAACAAAGTAACAGACCCTGACTTTAACTAAATATTGAGGAAAAACTATCAAATGATGAAATTAGAATCTGAAAGAGAAAGATAATAATTGACATTTTTCTTAAACAGATCATTTCCCTGATTATATGCATGCAGAAACAAATGCATGAATTTAACAATTTttccaaatgaaaaagaaaagcccTCAGAGAGAGGTGCTGAGAGATTTAGTTGAGCCCTAACAGCAGATaatcaaaactggtgctattTTACATGTTCACTTTTGCAGCCATAAGTATACAGCCAGGAAATGGTTGCCTCATACTCTGCATGATTTCTATGTAAGATCAAAAATTGTAACTATTGGGCCTGCACTAAGGCACAGTCCCTTGTAGGCATTTGTTTTCCAGCAGGAGAGGACAAAGAGGACTCCTCTGTAGCCAGCTAAATATTCTGTAAATTGAAAATATCAGAAGCCAACCACTAGGACCTTTATGGCTTCTGGAAATTTCCACATATGCCATCAGTTATAGGGCAGGTAACTTTTGGAAATGGATTTGTGGGCTGAATTAGGACCTTTTTTAAGCCAAATTTGGCCTGTGGGTTAAAGGATAAGCCACCACTGGCTGAGGAAGTGGCAGTCCCAGAAGTGCACCCCTTTGAGTTTCAGACCAACTACCCACAAAATACTAGGCAAAATGAAGTGATTCGTTTTTGGCATATTTAGGAATATAGGGAactgtcttatacagagtcaaaTTGTTGATCTGTCCAGCTCAGTATAATCTATAGTGGGAACGGCTGGGCCTGAGGGGAGTtgaagttcagaaacatctgcagGGAGCCAAAGGTTTTGCATGgtcaggcggagtcccccaaactgacgattcccaggtaagatcctcaccctattgtgtgggcaaggtggtccctccccctacctggcctgattacttaggcaacgcctccccaggcaggattgggcaactggctgaggtaagcagagacctccaggtatcccacctggggaaggcaaagccaagcctatgctaaTGGTGCCACATAGGGTCCCGGGGGCTGCGCACGACCACGCAAAGGGCgtcccccatttaatgtggggcgTGGTCATTCCCACACCTGGCGTATACAGACTGATAGCTGCTTTCAAGGGTTTCAGAGAAAGGGTCTGCACCTGAGACCTTCTGAATGTAAATTATATGTCTTGCCATTATGCTTAGGTCCTTCCCCAAAGTAAGGAAAGCAGGTAAAGAGAAACACAGATGGTGAAGAACAAGAGCCTGGACAGAAACAATTTTAAAGTACCAAAAACCAGAGGAAAGAATTGGCAGCCTATTGGTATGTTATTTGGGCTTAAGCAGCAGCTGGTGGCAATGGGACATAAGTAGGTGGGTTAGAATTATCAGTAAAAGCCAGGTCACGGCAGTACAATACGTCATCCTTGCCCAAACCCAGCTTGTATTGCCAGAAATAAATGTTGGTATTCGGAGGTAGAGTGAAGCTGACTTTTTCAGAGACATCAGTTGCATCGCTCCATGTTTCTTCTGTGCTGTCAATACTTTTCCCGCCATATTGAGCTGACAGGGAGAATTGTGCTGTCAACAGTAATTTGGTGAGACCTTCTGCCCCAACTTTAACACTCGAAGATACACGCCAGTTGTGTTCCATGCTGTGCATCTCTTTCTTCGAATATCCAACCTTCTTAGTAATTTGCTGTTCCCAAGCAACACTTattttggcatcatttctgaCAGTTTTGACAGGCTGCCATACACCAAAAGCTTTACCATGATTTATAGACACGCCTCCAGGGAGGAAGTTGAGCACATTGGCATGGAAGGAAATTGTGGAAGGGTTTTTACCCAGCATGTCTTCGACTCGGTAAAACTCAACTCCCCATTTGTTATTTGGTTTCACAAGGTATATTTTGTCCTTGATTCCCCAGTAATACAGACCGTCTTTGAGAGTTGCGTAAATAGTAGCTTCAATGGCATTTTGGTCTGTATGCATATTGGTGACACGGCGGTACCACCCCCTCTTCTTGAATATAATGTAAAAGTACTTATCAAAGGAGAAGTAATGGTCTCCGTTTTGGCAGTTGCGATGGAGAGTGTAGACCACACTATCACTGTCAGCGTTCAGGTTGGTTACTCGGCGGTAAGAGTTCCCCTTGATGATGTAAAAAAAGTCATCCTTATCGGCCAGATAGTGGTCTCCACCACGGACAGAGTTGTGCAGACCAAATATCTCCAGGTCTTTGCCTGCATGGAAATCAGTAGATCTCAAGTAGCAGCCCAGGTCTGAACGGACAATGTAGTAATACTTGTCCACACCACAGAAATCAATTCCTTTAGTTTTGCTCTTGGGAAGTATTCCATGGACCTCTTTAGAAGGAAGAAAGACATGGCTAGTTAGTTCTCCCACTTGGTTAATTGTTGTTCAGCGTCCTTGCACCAACTTACCACAATGCATATTCCTTAGAGAAAAACCTGTTTTTGCATCTAGTTGCAGCAAAAGCCAGTCAGAAATTGAATCACCTGGTATAAGTCAGGCAAAGATGATATTTCTGTGCCATCCTCTAAATGCCCTCCTGCAGGACACTCCATTCTATTCCGTTTCCTGTGTGCTTTCCATTCCCCACACCCTCAACAGTCAGTCAACGTTCTATGGCCATTCAGCAAGCTTAGGTCTCACTGTGTTGTTTTCCCTCCCAATTAATTACACCAACCCACACATTCCTGTTATTTGTACTGTGAGAACGTTGGATATTCTGTCGGCCTCTTGATATTTTCTGATTATTTGTGCACAAATTGTGCTATTTCGCTACAGGATCTATGACATTCACCTCTGAGATACCAtcactgctttgatatttttttatgaaatagCAGTCTAtaagttttttaattaaaaaaaaccctatataAATTTAAaggctttcccccacccctgctctagacactAATGTTCTGTTTAAAAGAAACCATTACCAAGTGCATACTCACCATTTGGAGCTGGGGCTGAAAGCCCCTGCTCACATATGCAGACCAGGAGGAACAAGAGGATTTGCTCCATCTTTCTTCTACTTAGTGCTCTGAAGCGCAGCAGCCATTTATTAAATAGCTGGTGTGAGGGGCTGTAGAGGTGGGTCCTGAAAGATCCTGGCTAATCACATGCGCACATAACACACCTGGTCTTGTGGATCCAGATGGGCCACATTTCCTGGCTGCTTTCCAGATCCAAAGGTATGCAGAATTTTATTGCAAGAGGGCAGACAAACAGGACCCTCTCATAGCAAGCATACCTCTGTTCAAGGCCAAGTTGGAATGCTGAGAGTAGCCTCCCACAGAGCATCCATGGGGTTGCCCCTTGATATTTCTGCATTCCCCACTAGTCACATTGGAAATGTTGCCTGTGgtcccttgcagatgacctgtttgttgagcataCATTCTCTCTTGCCTCCTGCTTCCAGAAGGGTGATGGCCCAATGGCAGGGAACCTGCACTACATGtagaacatcccaggttcaatacCCGGGATCTTCACATAGGGCTGGAAGATGTCTTGTGTCATCTAGTTACTTAACTCACTGGCTTCAGGGATGGGACATAGATATGCATTGTATAATTAATTCACTTCTTCATCTACTCAAGTAATCTGAAATCACCTGGCTATGGTTCTATGCACCAGTATTCACTGACAGGCATCTGTTGGCCACTCTGCAAACGGGAAGCTGACCTATTGTggttgatccaacagggctcttctgatgttcttcactggtttaataaataataaaagggggaaaaccaGCCAAAGACCAAATCCTGAAAATGAGAGACAAAGCAAAAGCTGTAAAATCAGTTGCGAGAAAGCAGGGAAATTTCAGCAGAAGGTAGCAAAACTAGTTTTTTTATGAGTGGCTCATGCTTAAGATTtataacattttgaaaaatgtatGTTGCAGTTTGGGGGATGTCCCTCCATTGACCAATAAATTCATCCATGGGGCAGAGATCAAGTATGTCATTAACACATTGACCTGCAGAGGAACGTATACCAGACCTTCATGGTTGCAAAACAATTCTGTTGTCTGCTAGGTGCAGAGATCTGTATCCAAAGTCCCTGATGTTTTGGAAGCACCCAAAGAATGGCTACCTGCCCTAAAACAGGGTTTGACTAAAATCAGGGCTTGCCTGCCCACTAGGCCATGTGAGGAGACTACGTCAGGTGTCAAGATTTGCCCAATCCACCGGGCAGAGAATCTGACCCCCAACTTATAAGTGCCGTTCCCACTTAGATATTTCTCCAGCTGCATCCCACCCCTCTCCTACTGTGGcctcagccctttagatatttgaaaatggctatcatatctcgtctcagtctcctcttattggggctaaacatgcccaactccctcaaccattgctTATGAATCCTTGACTTCCAGAGCCTTCCCCATCTTGGTGGCCTTCTTCTGCACCTCTTCCAGCTTATCTTTTTCCTTCTTatattgtggtgctcagaaccgGACACAGTacaccaggtgtggtctgaccaagccagactagagcagtactattatttccctttatctggacactagactAGTTTTGATGCAATCAAGAATAGCATTAGTTTTTTTtggtgctgcatcacactgttgactcatgtgatgactgtggtctaccaagacccctaaatcctttccccatgtactactgg comes from Podarcis raffonei isolate rPodRaf1 chromosome 13, rPodRaf1.pri, whole genome shotgun sequence and encodes:
- the LOC128399868 gene encoding uncharacterized protein LOC128399868 gives rise to the protein MEQILLFLLVCICEQGLSAPAPNEVHGILPKSKTKGIDFCGVDKYYYIVRSDLGCYLRSTDFHAGKDLEIFGLHNSVRGGDHYLADKDDFFYIIKGNSYRRVTNLNADSDSVVYTLHRNCQNGDHYFSFDKYFYIIFKKRGWYRRVTNMHTDQNAIEATIYATLKDGLYYWGIKDKIYLVKPNNKWGVEFYRVEDMLGKNPSTISFHANVLNFLPGGVSINHGKAFGVWQPVKTVRNDAKISVAWEQQITKKVGYSKKEMHSMEHNWRVSSSVKVGAEGLTKLLLTAQFSLSAQYGGKSIDSTEETWSDATDVSEKVSFTLPPNTNIYFWQYKLGLGKDDVLYCRDLAFTDNSNPPTYVPLPPAAA